A genome region from Bradyrhizobium sp. 186 includes the following:
- a CDS encoding integrase arm-type DNA-binding domain-containing protein — MPLTDVKCRNAKGKIKPHKLSDGGGLHLLVNADGAKYWRLAYRWHGKQRTLALGVYPAVGLVEARAARDDAKRSLAANVDPSIVKRERKRAAKVAAGNTFEAVAREWHENWKGARTPYYAGQILRRLEADVFPTIGRRPVAELEPAELLDMLRKVEKRGVNETARRLKQLIGQIFRFAIVTGRAKRDPSADLKDALRATGEPQRHRAMPLLELPTFLKNLETYSGEQQTKLALKLVTLTFLRTTELRAGKWSELEDLDGKSAQWRIPAERMKMRLEHLVPLSRQAVAVLRELRALSGSSPNIFPSPGKEGCMSSNTMLYALYRMGYHGRATTHGFRGVASTILNESNLFNRDWIERQLAHVERNEVRRAYNAAEWMPDRRRMMQWWADHITATAVEGDNVVTLSRAG, encoded by the coding sequence ATGCCGTTAACAGATGTGAAGTGCCGAAACGCGAAGGGAAAAATCAAGCCACATAAGCTCTCCGATGGCGGCGGCTTGCACCTATTGGTCAATGCAGACGGAGCTAAGTACTGGCGCTTGGCGTATCGGTGGCATGGCAAGCAACGCACGCTTGCGCTCGGCGTCTATCCGGCCGTTGGGCTTGTCGAGGCGCGTGCAGCGCGCGACGACGCCAAGCGCAGTCTAGCTGCGAACGTCGATCCTTCCATAGTGAAACGTGAGCGTAAACGGGCCGCCAAGGTTGCCGCTGGCAATACCTTCGAAGCGGTCGCACGCGAATGGCACGAAAACTGGAAAGGCGCTCGGACGCCCTACTACGCGGGCCAAATCCTCCGGCGTCTGGAGGCGGATGTCTTCCCAACGATTGGGCGGCGTCCGGTTGCCGAACTCGAACCAGCAGAACTGCTCGATATGCTGCGCAAGGTTGAGAAGCGCGGGGTGAACGAAACCGCGCGACGATTAAAGCAGCTTATCGGCCAGATATTCCGCTTCGCAATTGTGACGGGCCGAGCGAAGCGGGATCCATCCGCCGATCTCAAGGACGCATTACGGGCTACAGGGGAACCGCAGCGTCACAGAGCGATGCCACTTCTGGAGTTACCGACGTTCTTGAAAAACTTAGAGACCTACAGTGGCGAGCAGCAAACCAAACTTGCATTGAAGCTCGTGACCTTAACGTTTCTTCGGACAACCGAATTGCGCGCTGGCAAATGGAGCGAGTTGGAGGACCTTGATGGAAAATCCGCTCAGTGGCGCATTCCCGCCGAACGCATGAAAATGCGACTGGAACACCTGGTGCCTCTGTCACGCCAAGCAGTCGCCGTGTTGCGCGAACTGCGCGCCCTCTCGGGCAGTAGTCCCAATATTTTTCCATCGCCGGGCAAGGAGGGATGCATGTCCAGCAACACGATGCTCTATGCACTCTATCGGATGGGATATCACGGCCGGGCAACTACGCATGGCTTCCGAGGCGTGGCTTCCACCATTTTAAATGAGAGCAATCTGTTCAACCGTGACTGGATTGAACGCCAGCTTGCGCACGTTGAAAGAAACGAAGTGCGGCGCGCCTACAACGCTGCAGAGTGGATGCCTGATCGTCGGCGAATGATGCAGTGGTGGGCCGACCACATTACCGCAACTGCCGTGGAAGGTGACAACGTCGTCACGCTATCGCGAGCGGGCTAG
- a CDS encoding arylmalonate decarboxylase yields the protein MMNVAASLGQPDIDYGDQFRAGIIVPSGNVVAEAEIRAMLPRGVAPLFTRLALRGSSEAELIGMLSGLEGAAGLLADAKVGMIIFHCTAVSTFAPHLAGNIRTRIEHATGITAFATSDAILEAVKILNISRLSLLTPYIEPVHRREVAFLTAHDIDVVDGECLGIDTNAEMATLTPSALLDWVARHNSTKSDGCLLSCTAIRSAGIISRMEQLLARPVITSNQAMVWHLLQLARISKRVEGFGSLLGDTRKGIGTR from the coding sequence ATGATGAATGTCGCTGCTTCTCTCGGTCAGCCCGATATCGATTACGGCGACCAGTTCCGTGCGGGCATTATCGTCCCTTCCGGGAACGTGGTCGCAGAAGCCGAAATCCGCGCCATGTTGCCTCGCGGCGTGGCGCCGCTTTTTACCCGCCTGGCTCTGCGCGGCAGTTCGGAGGCCGAGCTGATTGGAATGCTTTCCGGACTCGAAGGTGCGGCTGGGCTTCTCGCCGACGCCAAAGTCGGCATGATCATCTTTCACTGCACAGCCGTATCGACGTTCGCCCCGCATCTCGCGGGAAATATCCGGACTCGTATAGAGCATGCGACCGGCATTACGGCCTTCGCGACTTCGGATGCGATTCTCGAAGCCGTCAAAATTCTCAACATTAGTCGGCTTTCGCTTCTCACACCGTATATCGAACCGGTCCATAGGCGCGAAGTCGCCTTCCTTACCGCACATGATATCGATGTTGTGGATGGCGAGTGTCTTGGCATCGATACCAATGCCGAAATGGCCACTCTTACACCGTCAGCTCTGCTCGATTGGGTCGCGCGGCACAATTCAACAAAATCCGACGGCTGTTTATTGAGTTGCACTGCGATCCGTTCAGCCGGAATCATATCAAGAATGGAACAATTGCTGGCCCGGCCCGTCATCACAAGCAACCAAGCCATGGTATGGCATCTCCTTCAACTTGCGCGGATTTCAAAGCGCGTCGAAGGCTTTGGAAGCTTGCTAGGGGATACCAGAAAAGGCATCGGCACGCGGTGA
- a CDS encoding trifunctional serine/threonine-protein kinase/ATP-binding protein/sensor histidine kinase: MALYRGSGDGLAPILLATAEEASLACVERLEHEYALKAELDAAWAARPVALTHYNDRLTLVLEDPGGAPVDRLLGRPLDVLPFLRIAIPLAGVLRQVHEQGLIHKDIKPANILVDAASGGVWLTGFGIASRLPREHQDPGPPEVIAGTLAYMAPEQTGRMNRSVDSRSDLYALGVTFYEMLTGQLPFTATDPMEWVHCHIARQPVPPSERDAGIPGPLSAIVMKLLSKTAEERYQTAAGVEADLRRCSAEWESRGRIDPFLLGADDISDRLLIPEKLYGREREIDTLLASFGRVVANGTSELVLVSGYSGIGKSSVVNELHKALVPPRGQFASGKFDQHKRDIPYATLAQAFQALIRHILGKSDEETDRWREIIREAVDPNGQLVVNLIPELRWLIGEQPSIPQLPPQLEENRFHMVFSSFLGAFARKEHPLALFLDDLQWMDSATLKLLEYLVTHGEVRYLLLIGAFRDNEVGAAHPLMRTLDAIRKTTATVRDIQLAPLSLDDLTNFVADTLRCGHSAAEPLARLAHQKTLGNPLFAIQFLTALYEEDLLVLDAHEAIWTWDLDRIKARGFTDNVVDLMVSKLERLPAATQETLKMLACLGNSAEIKTLSIVHGRSEEEVRSDLWEAVRLEFIARLDGSYRFVHDRIQEAAYSLVPEGIRAEAHLRIGRLLISHTHPERRDEAIFEIVNQINRGAALITSREEREQLAEFNLIAGQRAKASTAYASALMYLTAAAAVLAEDGWERRPELISRLELHRAECEFLTGELAAAEGRLTMLSSRPAKTVDQSTLACLRVDLYTTLDQSDRAIAVCLAYLRHLGVEWSPHPTDEEVRREYERIWSQLGTREIEELIDLPLMSDPESLATLDLLTRVVPPALFTDANFLSLAICRMVNLSLERGNSDGSCFAYVWLGVIAGPHFGNYKAGFRFGRLGYELIEKRGLKRFQARTGMVFGNLVVPWTKHVRAGRDLLRRAFEAANKTGDLTFAAYSCQGLNRNLLAAGDPLVEVQREAENGLDFARKARFGLVIDVITSQLGLIRTLRGLTPEFGSFNDEEFDELQFERRLAGDTSLAAPECWYWIRKLQARFFAEDYASALDASLKAQRLLWTSPSHFETAEYHFYGALCQAASHDSASPGRHRQDVEALAAHHRQLEIWAENCPENFETRAALVGAEIARIEGRELDAERLYEQAIRSARANGFIHNEALANELASRFYAARGFEKISRLYLRDARYGYLRWGADGKVWQLERLHPHLRDAPVSASPTTTIGAPVGRLDVGTVVKASQAVSGEIVLGELIKTLLRIAVEHAGAGRGLLILFPGDQPRVAAEATTGRGQIEVTLCQTAESPAELPESVLHTVIRTRESVILDDALAQNPFSADEYLCQKRARSVLCLPLVKQSKLIGVLYFENNLASHVFTPTRISVLELLASQAAISLENARLYNDLQEREARIRRLVDSNIIGVLIWDFQGQIIDANDAFLDMVGYAREDLVSGRLRWTELTPAEWRGADGRALAELKLVGTAQPREKEYFRKDRSRVPVLVGSTTFGDRQDQGVAFVLDLTELKHAEESLRDTLTSLAHVMRVTMLGELTASIAHEVNQPLAAVVANAEACLRWLDRGTPDLDAARRSVEWIIDDANRASEVIRRVRALAKKTDIEKVALNVNDIVREVITLVQHELISHQVSLRLELAPSLPMIVADRVQLQQVVINLMMNGIEAMESITDRPRELVIRSGLDVTRQVLVSVTDCGVGISAENVDRLFNAFFTTKSGGLGMGLSICRSIMAAHDGRLLATANLPHGATFQFSLPANADTAT; the protein is encoded by the coding sequence ATCGCTCTCTACCGCGGCTCCGGCGACGGCTTGGCGCCGATCCTGCTTGCTACCGCGGAAGAGGCATCGCTCGCTTGCGTCGAGCGACTTGAACACGAATATGCGCTGAAAGCCGAACTTGATGCTGCCTGGGCAGCGCGACCAGTCGCGCTGACGCACTACAACGATCGCTTGACCCTGGTTCTCGAGGATCCCGGCGGTGCGCCGGTCGATCGGCTGCTTGGCCGACCACTGGACGTATTACCATTCCTGCGCATAGCGATCCCTCTCGCGGGAGTGCTCCGCCAAGTGCATGAGCAAGGCCTCATCCATAAGGACATCAAACCGGCAAATATCCTGGTGGACGCAGCAAGCGGTGGCGTATGGCTGACGGGGTTCGGCATTGCCTCGCGTCTGCCGCGCGAGCACCAGGACCCTGGGCCGCCGGAGGTAATCGCGGGGACGCTCGCCTACATGGCGCCGGAACAAACTGGCAGGATGAACCGCTCGGTGGATTCCCGTAGCGATCTCTATGCTCTCGGTGTCACCTTTTACGAGATGTTGACGGGGCAGCTCCCCTTCACCGCCACCGATCCGATGGAGTGGGTGCACTGCCACATCGCGCGTCAACCGGTGCCGCCCAGCGAGCGGGACGCGGGTATCCCGGGGCCGCTCTCGGCTATTGTGATGAAGCTCCTCTCCAAAACCGCCGAGGAGCGCTACCAGACAGCCGCTGGTGTCGAGGCCGATCTCCGGCGCTGTTCGGCGGAGTGGGAGTCGCGTGGCCGCATCGATCCGTTCCTGCTCGGCGCTGACGACATATCGGACCGGCTGCTGATCCCGGAGAAGCTCTACGGCCGGGAGCGCGAGATCGACACTCTGCTCGCGTCCTTCGGGAGGGTCGTGGCGAACGGCACCTCGGAGCTCGTGCTCGTCTCCGGCTATTCCGGGATCGGCAAGTCCTCAGTGGTGAACGAGTTGCACAAGGCGCTCGTCCCGCCGCGTGGCCAGTTCGCGTCCGGCAAGTTCGACCAGCACAAGCGCGACATACCCTATGCAACGCTCGCCCAGGCATTCCAGGCCCTGATACGCCACATCCTCGGCAAGAGCGACGAGGAGACCGACCGTTGGCGCGAGATCATTCGGGAGGCCGTGGACCCAAATGGGCAACTCGTCGTGAACCTCATACCAGAACTTCGGTGGCTCATTGGCGAGCAGCCATCAATTCCGCAACTCCCGCCGCAGCTAGAGGAGAATCGATTTCATATGGTGTTCAGTTCCTTCCTGGGCGCGTTTGCCCGGAAGGAACATCCGCTCGCCCTCTTTCTCGACGATCTCCAGTGGATGGACTCAGCCACCCTCAAACTTCTCGAATACCTCGTGACCCACGGTGAAGTCCGCTATCTTCTCCTGATCGGGGCATTTCGGGACAACGAGGTCGGCGCAGCTCACCCCCTCATGCGGACACTCGATGCCATTCGCAAGACGACCGCAACTGTGCGCGACATCCAGCTCGCCCCGCTCTCGCTCGACGACCTAACCAATTTCGTGGCGGACACACTGCGCTGCGGACACTCGGCCGCCGAGCCGCTCGCGCGCCTGGCACACCAAAAAACGCTGGGCAACCCGCTTTTCGCGATCCAGTTTCTGACGGCGCTCTACGAGGAGGACCTCCTCGTACTCGACGCGCACGAGGCGATCTGGACCTGGGATCTGGACCGCATCAAGGCCAGGGGCTTCACGGACAACGTCGTCGACCTCATGGTCAGCAAGCTGGAGCGGTTGCCGGCCGCCACCCAGGAAACACTGAAGATGCTTGCCTGCCTTGGAAACAGCGCCGAGATCAAGACGCTTTCCATCGTTCATGGGCGATCGGAGGAGGAGGTCCGGTCGGATCTGTGGGAGGCTGTCCGCCTCGAATTCATCGCGCGTTTGGACGGGTCCTATAGATTTGTGCACGACCGCATCCAGGAAGCAGCCTATTCCCTGGTTCCGGAAGGAATACGCGCTGAGGCCCATCTCCGAATAGGGAGGCTCCTCATATCGCACACTCACCCAGAGAGACGGGACGAGGCGATCTTCGAGATCGTCAATCAGATCAACCGCGGCGCGGCCTTGATAACTTCACGAGAGGAACGCGAGCAACTTGCTGAGTTCAATCTGATCGCGGGCCAGCGTGCCAAGGCTTCTACGGCCTACGCCTCAGCACTCATGTATCTCACCGCTGCGGCGGCAGTGTTAGCGGAAGATGGCTGGGAACGCCGGCCGGAGCTCATCTCCCGGCTGGAGCTGCACCGAGCCGAGTGCGAGTTCCTAACTGGAGAACTTGCTGCCGCCGAAGGGCGCTTGACCATGCTTTCATCCCGCCCCGCAAAGACAGTCGACCAATCGACCTTAGCATGCTTGCGCGTGGATCTGTACACGACCCTCGATCAGAGCGACCGCGCAATCGCCGTTTGTCTTGCTTACCTTCGGCATCTGGGCGTCGAATGGTCGCCGCATCCGACAGACGAGGAAGTGCGACGAGAATACGAGCGGATTTGGTCACAGCTTGGGACCCGCGAAATCGAGGAGCTCATCGATCTGCCCTTGATGAGCGACCCGGAATCCCTTGCAACTCTGGATCTTCTCACGAGGGTCGTGCCACCGGCATTGTTTACGGATGCGAACTTTCTCTCGTTGGCCATTTGTCGGATGGTTAATCTCAGCCTCGAACGCGGCAACAGCGATGGCTCATGTTTCGCCTATGTATGGCTTGGCGTCATAGCAGGACCGCACTTCGGCAACTACAAGGCCGGATTCAGATTCGGTCGGCTCGGCTACGAACTGATCGAAAAACGCGGATTGAAGCGCTTTCAGGCCAGGACCGGTATGGTCTTCGGAAATCTTGTCGTGCCATGGACGAAACATGTCCGGGCTGGCCGTGATTTGCTGCGCCGCGCTTTCGAGGCCGCGAACAAGACCGGCGACCTCACGTTTGCGGCCTACAGCTGCCAGGGCCTGAACAGAAACCTTCTCGCAGCGGGAGATCCGCTCGTTGAGGTGCAACGTGAAGCCGAGAATGGGCTCGACTTTGCGCGGAAGGCTCGGTTCGGTCTCGTGATCGATGTCATCACCTCGCAGCTCGGCCTTATCCGGACCCTTCGTGGCTTGACGCCGGAATTCGGCTCCTTCAACGACGAGGAATTCGATGAGCTCCAGTTCGAACGACGCTTGGCGGGCGACACAAGTTTGGCGGCACCTGAGTGCTGGTACTGGATCCGTAAGCTGCAAGCTCGCTTCTTTGCCGAGGACTATGCTTCCGCCCTCGATGCCTCGTTAAAGGCGCAGCGGCTGCTTTGGACTTCACCATCACATTTTGAAACGGCGGAGTACCACTTCTATGGTGCGCTTTGCCAAGCGGCGTCCCACGATTCCGCGTCCCCTGGTCGGCACCGACAGGATGTCGAGGCTCTGGCCGCCCACCACAGGCAGCTCGAAATATGGGCGGAGAATTGCCCGGAGAATTTCGAAACCCGCGCCGCGCTGGTCGGCGCCGAGATTGCTCGGATCGAAGGCCGGGAGCTCGATGCTGAGCGCCTCTACGAACAAGCCATACGCTCGGCCCGCGCAAACGGCTTTATTCACAATGAGGCGCTCGCCAATGAACTGGCTTCCCGCTTCTATGCGGCGCGTGGCTTCGAGAAAATTTCCCGCTTGTATTTGCGGGACGCCCGCTACGGCTATCTGCGTTGGGGAGCCGATGGCAAGGTGTGGCAACTCGAACGGCTTCATCCGCATCTGCGCGACGCACCGGTCTCTGCATCTCCGACCACTACGATTGGAGCACCGGTCGGGCGGTTGGACGTCGGGACAGTGGTCAAGGCTTCGCAGGCGGTGTCCGGCGAGATCGTCCTCGGCGAGCTCATTAAGACCCTACTGCGGATCGCGGTCGAACATGCCGGCGCCGGGCGTGGCCTGCTCATCCTGTTCCCGGGCGATCAGCCGCGGGTCGCGGCGGAAGCGACGACCGGCCGCGGCCAAATTGAGGTCACGCTGTGCCAGACGGCCGAGTCACCGGCCGAGCTTCCCGAATCCGTGCTCCACACCGTGATCCGGACGCGGGAAAGCGTGATCCTTGACGACGCCTTGGCGCAGAATCCGTTCTCGGCAGATGAGTACCTCTGTCAAAAGCGTGCTCGGTCGGTCCTTTGCCTGCCCCTCGTGAAACAGTCCAAGCTGATCGGGGTACTCTATTTCGAGAACAACCTGGCTTCGCATGTGTTCACGCCTACCCGGATATCGGTACTGGAACTGCTGGCGTCGCAAGCGGCGATCTCGCTGGAGAACGCCCGTCTGTACAACGATCTCCAGGAACGGGAGGCCAGGATCCGCCGCCTGGTCGACTCGAACATCATCGGGGTCTTGATCTGGGATTTTCAGGGCCAGATCATCGATGCCAACGACGCCTTTCTCGACATGGTCGGATATGCCCGGGAAGATCTCGTCTCGGGTCGGCTCCGATGGACGGAGCTGACGCCGGCCGAATGGCGCGGCGCCGACGGCCGGGCCTTGGCAGAGCTGAAGCTGGTTGGAACCGCCCAACCGCGTGAGAAAGAGTACTTTCGCAAAGACCGCAGCCGCGTACCGGTCCTGGTCGGCTCGACGACGTTCGGCGACCGACAGGACCAGGGCGTCGCATTCGTGCTCGATCTGACGGAGCTCAAGCACGCCGAGGAGTCGTTGCGTGACACGCTAACGAGCCTGGCACATGTCATGCGCGTGACGATGCTGGGCGAGCTAACCGCCTCGATCGCCCATGAAGTGAACCAGCCGCTCGCCGCCGTCGTCGCCAACGCCGAGGCCTGCCTGCGCTGGCTCGATCGCGGAACTCCCGATCTGGACGCAGCGCGCCGCTCGGTGGAATGGATCATAGACGACGCCAATCGCGCGAGTGAGGTGATCCGGCGCGTCCGGGCGCTGGCGAAGAAGACCGACATCGAGAAGGTTGCGCTCAACGTTAATGACATCGTTAGGGAGGTGATCACACTGGTGCAGCATGAGCTAATCAGCCACCAGGTGTCGTTGCGACTGGAGTTGGCACCTTCTCTACCAATGATCGTGGCTGATCGGGTCCAACTGCAGCAGGTGGTTATTAACTTGATGATGAATGGCATTGAAGCCATGGAATCGATCACGGATCGGCCGCGCGAACTGGTGATCCGATCAGGCCTGGACGTGACACGCCAAGTGCTCGTAAGTGTGACGGATTGCGGCGTCGGGATTTCCGCCGAGAATGTGGACCGGCTGTTCAACGCCTTCTTCACCACCAAATCCGGCGGCCTGGGTATGGGACTCTCGATATGCCGTTCGATCATGGCCGCCCACGATGGCCGGCTGTTGGCCACGGCAAACCTACCCCACGGTGCCACGTTTCAGTTCAGCCTGCCGGCGAACGCAGATACTGCGACCTGA
- a CDS encoding DNA topoisomerase: MADQIVISEKTSQAKDVRAAIGSRYGDVLPAEGHLFDLLEPEDVVPAWKRWSPILLRPEGLYGTRPAEGGNKAAKLKVIREALRTAKRVWLATDCDREGQLIGQEILEHYEYRGEVMRVLFTAQDSQTIRDAFGRAKPNIEYSRLYAAAVARRQADQIYNLSLTRTATVILGQGARRVIGVGRVKTPTLAIVCKRELEIRNFAPIAYFEIVATAKVAGGQFQMRHAQQDRIVKREIAQDVVKAAEGFEGALAVRDEDKRQGPPKLHDLPSLQKLCGSRFGWSASKTLEVAQELYDGQGKKIVTYPRAEVRYLPQSLISDVPRIIAGLRVGQSFGAIPVSEPPVIRRGASGTFYDKGLEGASHHAVIPNVNTIDKLPEVWPRLSSDEKKLFDVIARAYMAALMPDFRYRQTTATLDVRGFEFRAAGRQPIDLGWRAAFPEWQPADEKGDEAQLLPPLRNGETALLQDPKIENKETRPPPRYNEGTLIEAMQNAWRFVDDEVLRDRLKEAKGIGTPATRAEIIGGLKKQGFLIAQGKNIVPTETGLSLFGVLKQADPALVDPGVTAQLECLLDDVVVGKQEMVGAIDAVCDVAERIINKLKEGATAGGPSLLGGAGDNGTETYPPTPAMKRFADSLVRQKRIKPPPSY, from the coding sequence ATGGCAGATCAGATCGTCATCTCGGAGAAAACCAGCCAGGCTAAAGACGTCCGTGCCGCCATTGGTTCTCGCTACGGCGATGTTCTCCCAGCTGAGGGCCATTTGTTTGATCTCCTTGAACCGGAGGACGTTGTCCCGGCTTGGAAGCGATGGTCCCCGATACTTTTACGGCCTGAAGGTCTTTACGGAACGCGCCCGGCAGAGGGTGGCAACAAGGCGGCCAAGCTTAAGGTCATTCGCGAGGCGTTACGCACAGCCAAACGGGTTTGGCTTGCAACCGATTGCGACCGCGAGGGCCAGCTGATCGGTCAGGAAATTCTTGAGCATTACGAGTATCGCGGCGAGGTGATGCGGGTGCTGTTCACCGCACAGGATTCGCAGACCATCCGCGACGCATTCGGCCGAGCAAAACCTAATATCGAATACTCCCGCCTTTACGCCGCCGCCGTCGCGCGTCGGCAGGCCGACCAGATTTACAACCTGTCGCTGACACGCACCGCAACAGTCATTCTGGGACAAGGCGCGCGGAGAGTGATTGGCGTCGGCCGCGTAAAGACGCCGACATTGGCCATTGTATGCAAGCGCGAGTTGGAAATTCGAAACTTCGCGCCGATTGCCTATTTTGAAATTGTCGCCACCGCGAAAGTGGCGGGCGGGCAATTCCAGATGCGGCACGCGCAGCAAGACCGAATTGTTAAGCGCGAGATCGCCCAGGACGTAGTCAAAGCGGCTGAAGGCTTCGAGGGCGCGCTTGCCGTGCGTGACGAAGATAAGCGGCAAGGGCCACCGAAGCTGCACGATTTGCCTTCGCTGCAGAAACTCTGCGGCTCGCGCTTCGGTTGGTCGGCCAGCAAAACGCTCGAAGTGGCGCAGGAGCTCTATGACGGCCAGGGCAAGAAGATTGTCACCTATCCTCGCGCAGAGGTGCGCTATCTGCCGCAGAGCTTGATATCGGACGTACCGCGAATCATAGCCGGACTTCGGGTGGGCCAATCGTTCGGCGCGATCCCTGTATCCGAGCCGCCGGTAATTCGTAGGGGCGCGAGCGGTACCTTCTATGACAAGGGGCTGGAGGGTGCGAGCCACCACGCCGTCATCCCCAATGTCAACACAATCGACAAGCTGCCAGAGGTCTGGCCTCGTCTGTCATCTGACGAGAAGAAACTGTTTGATGTGATAGCGCGGGCCTATATGGCGGCCCTCATGCCCGATTTCCGTTACCGGCAAACAACCGCAACGCTCGATGTGCGCGGCTTCGAATTCCGCGCAGCCGGTCGCCAGCCCATTGATCTCGGCTGGCGAGCAGCATTCCCGGAGTGGCAACCCGCCGACGAAAAGGGCGATGAGGCGCAATTGCTGCCGCCGCTGCGCAACGGCGAGACCGCGCTACTGCAAGATCCAAAAATTGAAAACAAGGAGACCCGGCCGCCGCCGCGTTACAACGAAGGCACTCTGATCGAGGCTATGCAGAATGCCTGGCGTTTTGTTGATGACGAGGTTCTGCGGGATCGCTTGAAGGAAGCCAAGGGTATTGGCACTCCTGCGACCCGAGCCGAGATCATCGGCGGGCTGAAGAAGCAGGGTTTCCTGATTGCCCAAGGAAAGAATATTGTGCCGACCGAGACCGGCCTGTCGTTGTTCGGCGTTCTCAAACAAGCCGATCCGGCTCTAGTCGATCCTGGCGTGACGGCGCAACTTGAATGCCTGCTCGACGATGTCGTTGTAGGCAAACAGGAGATGGTCGGCGCGATTGACGCCGTATGCGATGTCGCTGAGCGCATTATCAACAAGCTGAAGGAGGGTGCTACCGCGGGGGGACCTTCCTTGCTTGGCGGTGCAGGGGACAATGGCACAGAAACGTATCCACCGACGCCTGCGATGAAACGCTTTGCTGACAGCCTTGTCCGGCAGAAAAGAATCAAACCACCGCCCAGTTACTAA
- a CDS encoding ABC transporter substrate-binding protein yields the protein MDKLKFAAVSRNYFNMPVWVAKHAGHFSDEGLDVDIELYEPIDEVTDRLRGGRVQFAFGVTEHVILDNEAGGNLGIIGGNVNRLPFSFIAKKGISSIAGLRGKTVGVSSIEAGSSSLVMKLLAAHGLEYPRDYNLRAVGPILARWELLQAGEIDAGLQGVPMNFIAIDQGYPTLCEPRESFPDFQFTSLNVDNRWAAANRNIVVRFMRAFVRAHHWFFGNRAEATRIAVEQSGIPESYALRAWDEYTREEIFPKDGDLATAAVQTLIEISSLIRAIPNRRKTSAEDYIDRSYLRDAQRDLAQQAAIAT from the coding sequence ATGGACAAGCTTAAATTCGCCGCCGTATCGCGCAACTACTTCAACATGCCCGTATGGGTGGCGAAGCATGCGGGTCATTTCAGCGATGAAGGACTTGATGTCGATATCGAGCTCTATGAGCCCATTGACGAGGTAACAGATCGCCTGCGCGGCGGCAGGGTCCAATTCGCCTTCGGAGTGACTGAGCATGTCATCCTCGACAATGAAGCGGGAGGCAATCTCGGCATTATCGGCGGCAACGTGAACCGGCTGCCATTCTCGTTTATTGCCAAAAAGGGGATCAGCAGCATTGCGGGCCTGCGCGGTAAGACCGTGGGCGTGTCTTCGATCGAGGCCGGCTCGTCCTCATTGGTGATGAAACTTCTCGCGGCGCACGGACTCGAGTATCCCAGGGACTACAACTTGCGAGCTGTGGGGCCGATTCTCGCCCGTTGGGAGTTGTTGCAAGCCGGCGAGATCGACGCCGGGCTGCAGGGTGTTCCGATGAACTTCATCGCGATTGATCAAGGTTATCCGACTCTCTGCGAGCCACGCGAATCGTTTCCGGATTTTCAGTTCACATCGCTGAATGTCGACAATCGCTGGGCGGCTGCCAATCGGAATATCGTGGTGCGATTCATGCGCGCTTTCGTTCGCGCGCATCATTGGTTTTTTGGCAACCGGGCGGAGGCGACACGAATTGCGGTCGAACAATCCGGCATTCCTGAATCTTATGCATTGCGCGCCTGGGATGAGTACACGCGCGAAGAGATATTCCCGAAAGACGGAGATCTGGCGACCGCTGCCGTACAGACCTTGATTGAAATTTCCTCCCTGATCCGCGCTATTCCGAACCGCAGGAAGACATCGGCGGAAGACTATATCGACCGGTCCTACCTCAGAGATGCTCAGCGCGACTTGGCACAGCAGGCAGCCATTGCTACATGA